CACCCGACAGCGTCTTGGCCAGGTCGCCGGCCAGCGACTGGAGGCCGCAGAAGCCGAGGACCTCCAGGGCCTGCTCGCGGATCGCGCGCTCCTCGCGGCGCACCGCGCCGTAGCGCACCCAGCTCGCCCAGAAGCGCTCGCCCGCCTGGTGGCCCGGGACCATCATCATGTTCTCGAGGACCGTCATCTCGCGAAACGGGCGGGGGATCTGAAAGGTGCGGGCCAGCCCCCGCCGGAAGATCGCATCGGGCGGGTCGCCGTCGATCCGTTCCCCGTGCAGCCGGATCTGGCCCGTGTCCGCCCGAGAGGTCCCGGCGATCGTGTTGAAGAGCGTGGTCTTGCCGGCTCCGTTCGGGCCGATGAGCCCGGTGATCGTGTGGGCAGCGACGGCCAGGGTCACGTGGTCGATGGCCACCAGGCTGCCGAAGCTCTTCACCAGGTCCTCGACCTCCAGCATCGGGAGCGCGGCGGGTCAGGGGGAGCGGAAGTGGGGCAGCACCGCGCGTCCGAGCAGCTCCACCGCCGCGAGGATGTCCGGGCCCAGGGGGGGGCCGAAGCTCAGGTGTCGCGCCCCCGCCTCGACCAGCGGCTCCAAGCGCGCGATCACGTCATCCGGCTCGCCGACGACGCCGATCCGGAGCATGCGTCCATCGACGAGAGCCACCGCCCGGGCGAGGTCCCGGTCGGCGATCATCGCGCGCTCGATCGGGACGAAGTCGGCGGGAACCAGCCCGAGCCCTTCGAGGATCAGGGGGCTCAGCGCGGCGCCGTAGTAGGCGACCTTCTCGGCCAGCGCCCGCCGCGCGGCCTGGCGGTCCTCGGCCACCGAGACCCAGACGCAGGCGGCGAAGTCCAGCGGCCCGAGGTCCGCACCCCGGCGCCGTGCCCCCTCCTCGAGGTGCGGGCGCACGCGAAAGTAATGCTCCGGGGGCATCAAGAGCGGCAGCACGCCGTCGGCCAGCTCACCGGCGAGGCCCAGCATGCCCGCGCTCATCGCGCCGAGGTAGATGGGCGTGACGCGAGGCGGCCGGAAGCGCAGGTAGGCCTCGCCCGTCCAGTGGAGGAAGGCGCCCTCCAGGGCCACTCGTTCGCCGGCCAGAAGCGCGCGGACCGCGCGGAGGGTCTCGCGCATCGCCACCAGCGGCCGCGCCTGCGGGATGCCGACCCAGGCGAGGAAGCGCGCGGCCCCGGCGGCCAGTCCCAGGTTGAAGCGGCAGCCGCTCAGCTCGTCCAGGGTCGCGGCGAGCATGGCGAGCTCGCTCGGGTGGATCGTGTATGGATTGAGGATGCCGGTTCCGATCTCGATCCGCTCGGTCGCGTG
This is a stretch of genomic DNA from Candidatus Methylomirabilota bacterium. It encodes these proteins:
- a CDS encoding ABC transporter ATP-binding protein, translated to MLEVEDLVKSFGSLVAIDHVTLAVAAHTITGLIGPNGAGKTTLFNTIAGTSRADTGQIRLHGERIDGDPPDAIFRRGLARTFQIPRPFREMTVLENMMMVPGHQAGERFWASWVRYGAVRREERAIREQALEVLGFCGLQSLAGDLAKTLSGGQQKLLELARVLMGRPSLILLDEPSAGVNPALMDSLLDRILDLQRRGVTFLIIEHNMDLVMSVCHPILVMAQG
- a CDS encoding LLM class flavin-dependent oxidoreductase, with product MRFSLRVNNDLTLPQYVSLAKAAERWGFDQLWVSDDLFFRSAPVIVSAMAHATERIEIGTGILNPYTIHPSELAMLAATLDELSGCRFNLGLAAGAARFLAWVGIPQARPLVAMRETLRAVRALLAGERVALEGAFLHWTGEAYLRFRPPRVTPIYLGAMSAGMLGLAGELADGVLPLLMPPEHYFRVRPHLEEGARRRGADLGPLDFAACVWVSVAEDRQAARRALAEKVAYYGAALSPLILEGLGLVPADFVPIERAMIADRDLARAVALVDGRMLRIGVVGEPDDVIARLEPLVEAGARHLSFGPPLGPDILAAVELLGRAVLPHFRSP